In a single window of the Raphanus sativus cultivar WK10039 chromosome 9, ASM80110v3, whole genome shotgun sequence genome:
- the LOC108827104 gene encoding defensin-like protein 1 produces the protein MKLSLRLISAVLLMFMIFVASGMGPVTVEARTCESKSHKFRGPCVSRHNCANVCHNEGFHGGKCRGFRRRCYCTRHC, from the exons ATGAAGCTTTCTTTGCGTTTGATCTCAGCTGTTCTCCTCATGTTTATGATATTCGTCGCTTCAG GGATGGGTCCAGTCACCGTGGAGGCACGCACGTGTGAGTCGAAGAGCCATAAGTTCAGGGGTCCTTGTGTGAGCAGGCACAATTGCGCAAATGTGTGCCACAACGAAGGTTTTCATGGAGGTAAATGCCGTGGGTTCCGTCGTCGTTGCTACTGTACCAGACATTGCTGA